In Gimesia chilikensis, one DNA window encodes the following:
- a CDS encoding PIG-L deacetylase family protein yields MILLLRNAFAPLLLLACPLLILPSALSAADNEPLRIICFGAHPDDAEYKNGGTAALWAEQGHKVKLVSVTNGDIGHFEMAGGTLAQRRSAEVKAAGKILGVETEVLDIHDGELLPTLENRKKIVKLIREWKADLVISHRPWDYHPDHRYVGVLVQDAAFMVTVPYFCPDVPRLKKNPVFMYSSDGFQKPYPFRPDVVVALDNVFEKKLKAVAQLVSQSLEGGAGGSPERAAKVPPANPPELRVEHLRPSWTRRQSNEANKYRTELINIYGEDVGKQVKYAESFELCEYGSRPNKQALLKLFPIEASIPKKDE; encoded by the coding sequence ATGATACTGCTACTGCGAAACGCCTTCGCCCCCCTGTTACTCCTCGCCTGTCCTCTGCTGATTCTCCCCTCCGCACTCTCTGCTGCAGACAACGAACCGCTGCGCATCATCTGCTTTGGTGCGCATCCGGATGATGCGGAATATAAAAACGGAGGCACCGCAGCCTTGTGGGCCGAACAGGGACATAAAGTCAAACTGGTATCAGTCACGAATGGTGACATCGGTCACTTTGAAATGGCCGGCGGCACGCTGGCACAGCGTCGTAGCGCAGAAGTCAAAGCCGCCGGTAAGATCCTGGGAGTGGAAACGGAAGTTCTGGATATCCACGATGGCGAACTGTTGCCGACTTTGGAGAACCGGAAAAAGATCGTCAAACTGATCCGGGAATGGAAAGCGGATCTGGTCATCTCACATCGTCCGTGGGACTACCATCCCGACCATCGTTATGTGGGTGTGCTTGTGCAGGACGCCGCGTTCATGGTGACGGTTCCCTATTTCTGCCCCGATGTCCCGCGGCTGAAAAAGAACCCCGTCTTCATGTATTCGAGTGACGGCTTTCAGAAACCCTATCCATTCCGTCCGGATGTCGTTGTCGCTTTAGACAATGTGTTTGAAAAGAAACTGAAAGCGGTTGCCCAACTGGTATCTCAGTCTCTGGAAGGGGGCGCTGGTGGCAGCCCGGAACGCGCCGCCAAAGTTCCTCCCGCGAATCCCCCGGAACTGCGAGTCGAACATCTCCGCCCTTCCTGGACGCGACGTCAGTCGAATGAAGCCAACAAGTACCGTACAGAGCTGATTAACATTTACGGCGAAGACGTTGGCAAGCAGGTCAAATACGCTGAATCGTTCGAACTCTGCGAATACGGTTCACGCCCCAACAAACAGGCTTTACTCAAACTGTTTCCGATTGAAGCATCGATTCCCAAGAAAGACGAATAA
- a CDS encoding PSD1 and planctomycete cytochrome C domain-containing protein: MKFGLLTFTGSLFLLSSSLLLPAMLSANEKSEKAAAVDFQKQIRPLFQAKCFSCHGSEVQEGGFRLDLKSRALEGGDSGIAIKPGHSHESELYHRLAGTGDGDQMPPEGEGTPLTKEELALVETWIKQGAVWPEVAGQNKTPGSDHWSFQPIKDVQPPQVKQSDWVKNGIDAFILRKLEKENVPPAPEADRSTLIRRAYLDLTGLPPSVEEWKRWSSEPSPQWYENMVDQLLDSPHYGERWARHWLDLARYADSDGYEKDSKRPHAWRWRTWVINALNEDMPFDQFSIEQIAGDLLPNPDTSQLVATGFHRNTLINREGGTDPEEDRVKRTVDRTNTLGSVWLGVTVECAQCHTHKYDPLTQREYYRLYAFFNSLTEPDIGAPLPEEQAAFEKANQVYLKAHAPLVKAVQEYEQHKLVGSMEKWEQQKPDQSPVWNILQPESLQAKQKTTLSVLPDRSILASGENPGRAEIYTLTFKTNLQNINGIRLEALPDPSLPRQGPGRSPTGDFELTMLTLKAAPLNAPDKVKEIDLEKAQASFEMAGFKVDRVINNSPHTGWSISPQQGKKQIATFETKESFGDEKGMLLTVTLQQSTTRKLYHNLGRFRLSLTTGKKPLPLTGMTDLIAETLNTPADQRTEVQKQELREYYRTIDPELKKLKDQELAHRKKAPQDPSETTKAQVVDHLKTPRKTRLLVRGDFLNPADEVQPNTPAVLPPLESEKPSRLDLARWLFNPQHPLTARVTVNRIWSRYFGRGLVPTINDFGTQGEAPSHPELLDWLATRFREQNWSMKQLHRLIVTSATYRQSSEKRPELAERDPYNAWLSHQNRLRVEAEIIRDEALSVSGLLKHKVGGRSVNPPQPEGIASLGYANSVKWPTSKGDDRYRRGLYTFFQRTVPYPMLMTFDSPDSNLSCTRRERSNTPLQALTIWNDPVFFECSQALGPRIVSETQGTDNSLEQRIQHAFELCLTREPAESEVEIIKQLYQEQTRLLKSDPKLVSELTSKQTIPAGSTPQEVAAWIIIGRVLLNLDEFVTRS, from the coding sequence ATGAAATTCGGTCTACTCACATTTACCGGTTCCCTGTTTCTACTCTCTTCGTCGCTGCTTCTGCCTGCGATGCTCTCTGCGAATGAAAAATCAGAGAAGGCAGCGGCAGTTGATTTTCAGAAACAGATCCGTCCACTCTTCCAGGCCAAATGCTTTTCCTGCCATGGAAGTGAAGTTCAGGAGGGGGGATTCCGCCTCGATCTGAAAAGCCGCGCCCTGGAAGGGGGCGACAGCGGCATCGCCATTAAACCGGGACACAGTCACGAAAGCGAACTCTATCATCGACTCGCCGGAACCGGGGATGGGGATCAAATGCCCCCCGAAGGAGAAGGCACCCCACTGACGAAAGAAGAACTGGCGCTGGTTGAAACCTGGATCAAACAGGGTGCCGTCTGGCCTGAAGTCGCGGGGCAGAACAAGACGCCAGGCTCTGACCACTGGTCATTCCAGCCGATCAAAGACGTACAGCCTCCCCAGGTCAAGCAGTCAGACTGGGTCAAAAACGGTATCGATGCCTTTATCCTGCGAAAGCTGGAAAAGGAAAATGTACCGCCTGCCCCCGAGGCAGATCGCAGCACACTCATTCGCCGCGCGTATCTGGATCTCACCGGCCTCCCCCCTTCCGTGGAAGAGTGGAAACGCTGGAGTTCCGAACCGAGTCCGCAGTGGTATGAAAACATGGTCGATCAACTGCTGGATTCACCGCATTACGGAGAACGCTGGGCCCGGCACTGGCTGGACCTGGCCCGGTATGCGGACAGTGACGGCTATGAAAAAGACAGCAAGCGTCCGCATGCGTGGCGCTGGCGTACGTGGGTCATCAACGCACTCAATGAAGACATGCCGTTCGATCAGTTCTCCATCGAACAGATTGCCGGTGACCTGCTACCGAATCCGGATACGAGCCAACTGGTGGCAACCGGCTTTCATCGTAACACGCTGATTAACCGCGAAGGGGGCACTGACCCGGAAGAGGATCGCGTCAAACGCACCGTGGACCGGACTAACACTCTGGGCTCTGTCTGGCTGGGCGTTACCGTGGAATGTGCGCAGTGTCACACTCACAAATACGATCCGCTCACACAGCGGGAATATTATCGGCTGTATGCTTTTTTCAATTCGCTGACCGAGCCGGATATCGGCGCACCACTTCCTGAAGAACAGGCGGCGTTTGAGAAAGCGAACCAGGTCTACCTCAAAGCACATGCGCCGCTGGTCAAAGCAGTCCAGGAATACGAACAGCATAAACTGGTCGGCTCGATGGAAAAGTGGGAACAGCAGAAACCGGATCAGAGTCCGGTCTGGAACATCCTGCAACCCGAATCACTCCAGGCAAAACAGAAAACCACCCTCAGTGTGCTGCCGGACCGTTCTATTCTGGCATCCGGCGAAAACCCCGGACGGGCAGAAATTTATACGCTAACCTTTAAAACGAACCTGCAAAACATCAATGGTATTCGACTGGAAGCCCTGCCCGATCCGAGTTTACCTCGCCAGGGACCGGGACGCAGTCCGACCGGTGATTTCGAACTGACAATGCTGACACTCAAGGCAGCCCCGTTGAATGCGCCCGATAAAGTGAAAGAAATCGATCTGGAGAAAGCTCAAGCCAGCTTCGAGATGGCGGGCTTTAAAGTCGACCGCGTGATTAACAACAGCCCACACACAGGCTGGTCAATCAGTCCTCAACAGGGGAAAAAACAGATCGCCACCTTTGAAACCAAAGAGAGCTTTGGCGATGAAAAAGGGATGTTGCTCACCGTCACTCTGCAGCAGTCGACTACCCGCAAGTTGTATCACAACCTGGGCCGGTTCCGCTTGTCGCTGACTACCGGCAAAAAGCCGCTGCCGCTGACCGGGATGACAGACCTGATCGCCGAGACACTTAATACGCCCGCCGATCAGCGGACCGAGGTCCAGAAACAGGAGCTACGCGAATACTATCGCACGATCGATCCCGAACTGAAAAAACTGAAAGACCAGGAACTGGCCCACAGGAAAAAGGCGCCCCAGGATCCATCTGAGACCACGAAAGCCCAGGTCGTCGATCATCTGAAGACGCCACGCAAAACACGTCTGCTGGTGCGGGGTGACTTCCTGAATCCTGCGGATGAAGTTCAACCGAATACCCCCGCAGTGCTGCCTCCGTTGGAGTCAGAAAAACCATCGCGTCTGGATCTGGCCCGCTGGTTGTTCAATCCACAGCATCCACTGACGGCCCGAGTCACAGTCAACCGGATCTGGAGTCGCTATTTCGGACGAGGTCTGGTTCCCACCATCAACGACTTCGGCACACAGGGGGAGGCCCCCTCGCATCCCGAACTGCTGGACTGGCTGGCGACCCGGTTTCGCGAACAGAACTGGAGCATGAAACAGTTACACCGGCTGATTGTGACCTCCGCCACCTATCGCCAGTCTTCCGAAAAACGTCCGGAACTTGCGGAACGCGATCCTTACAATGCCTGGTTGTCACATCAGAACCGTTTGCGGGTCGAGGCGGAAATCATCCGCGATGAGGCCCTCTCGGTCAGTGGTCTGCTCAAGCATAAGGTCGGCGGCCGGAGTGTGAACCCGCCGCAACCTGAGGGAATCGCCAGCCTGGGATATGCGAATTCCGTCAAATGGCCGACCAGTAAAGGAGATGACCGTTATCGGCGGGGGCTTTACACATTCTTCCAGCGAACCGTGCCCTACCCGATGCTGATGACCTTCGATTCCCCTGATTCCAACCTGAGCTGCACCCGTCGCGAGCGTTCCAATACGCCATTGCAGGCGTTGACAATCTGGAACGATCCGGTCTTCTTTGAATGCTCCCAGGCACTCGGCCCGCGGATTGTAAGCGAAACACAGGGAACGGACAACAGCCTGGAACAGCGGATTCAGCATGCGTTTGAACTTTGCCTGACCCGGGAACCTGCGGAGTCAGAGGTCGAAATCATCAAACAGCTCTACCAGGAACAGACCCGACTGTTAAAGTCCGATCCCAAACTGGTAAGCGAATTGACCAGCAAACAGACGATTCCCGCGGGAAGTACTCCCCAGGAAGTCGCGGCCTGGATCATCATCGGCCGAGTGCTGCTGAACCTCGATGAGTTCGTCACCCGCAGCTAG
- a CDS encoding DUF1501 domain-containing protein yields the protein MLNPPTESLNLARRRFLMNSSCSVAGYALAAMMQKEGLLAGDDSGSLANPLAPKDAHFPGTAKNCIFIFLAGGPSQIDLYDPKPKLQELNGQPLPKELTEKVRFAFINKESATLSGSSRKFKKYGECGTEFSDVLPHIGSCADDIALVRSMYTEQFNHHPAQLMMNTGVGRFGRPSVGSWLTYGLGSQSNNLPGYVVLTAGRGASGGASLWSSGSLPSTYAGVLFRNQGEPVLNLNNPPGINSAIQKSGLEAIKQLNQEQLQRTGDDEIASRIASYELAFQMQSSAPELIDLSSETKETQEAYGVNRKGNTKEGKRGGGSDTEAAFGRNCLLARRLVERGVRFVNLYHASWDHHSGLDAGIERNAGIVDQPVAALLKDLKQRGLLDSTLVVMAGEFGRTPLGENRTGSKAVTGRDHHPSAFSLWMAGGGVKGGQVIGKTTELGWSVEEDPVHINDFHATLLHLFGLNHLKLAQKFGGLDIRLTNVGGKVVDKLIA from the coding sequence ATGTTGAATCCTCCCACTGAATCGTTGAATCTGGCCCGACGTCGGTTTCTGATGAATTCATCCTGCAGTGTCGCCGGTTATGCCCTGGCTGCCATGATGCAGAAAGAAGGACTGCTGGCCGGGGATGACTCAGGCAGCCTGGCGAATCCCCTGGCTCCGAAAGATGCCCATTTTCCCGGGACCGCGAAGAACTGCATCTTCATTTTCCTTGCCGGCGGGCCGAGCCAGATCGATCTGTATGACCCGAAACCCAAGCTGCAGGAATTGAACGGTCAGCCGCTACCCAAAGAGCTGACAGAGAAAGTCCGGTTTGCGTTCATCAATAAAGAATCAGCGACGCTGAGCGGCAGTTCGCGTAAGTTCAAGAAATACGGGGAATGTGGTACCGAATTCTCGGATGTACTGCCTCACATCGGTTCCTGTGCAGATGATATTGCGCTGGTTCGCTCCATGTATACGGAACAGTTCAACCATCATCCGGCGCAGCTGATGATGAATACTGGCGTAGGTCGGTTTGGCAGACCCAGTGTCGGTTCCTGGTTGACCTACGGACTGGGAAGTCAGTCCAACAACCTGCCCGGTTATGTCGTGTTGACGGCCGGGCGTGGTGCCAGTGGCGGGGCTTCGCTCTGGTCGAGCGGTTCGCTGCCTTCGACGTATGCCGGCGTACTGTTTCGTAATCAGGGCGAGCCGGTTTTGAATCTGAATAATCCGCCGGGAATCAATTCAGCGATTCAGAAATCGGGTCTGGAAGCCATCAAGCAATTGAACCAGGAGCAACTGCAGCGCACGGGCGATGATGAAATTGCGAGTCGGATTGCGAGCTACGAACTTGCGTTCCAGATGCAGTCCTCGGCTCCCGAACTGATTGATCTCTCCAGTGAAACAAAAGAGACGCAGGAAGCCTACGGGGTGAATCGCAAGGGAAATACCAAGGAAGGCAAACGGGGAGGTGGTTCGGATACAGAAGCCGCCTTCGGACGTAACTGCCTGCTGGCACGTCGACTGGTCGAGCGTGGTGTTCGCTTTGTGAATCTGTATCACGCTTCCTGGGATCACCACAGTGGTCTGGACGCGGGAATTGAGCGGAATGCCGGGATCGTGGATCAACCCGTGGCTGCTCTATTGAAAGACCTTAAACAGCGCGGTCTGCTGGATTCCACACTGGTCGTGATGGCTGGGGAATTTGGCAGAACGCCTCTCGGTGAAAACCGAACGGGTTCTAAAGCGGTTACCGGACGCGACCACCATCCCAGTGCCTTCAGTCTCTGGATGGCCGGCGGTGGCGTAAAAGGGGGACAGGTTATCGGGAAGACCACCGAACTGGGTTGGTCGGTGGAAGAGGATCCCGTACACATCAACGATTTTCACGCGACCCTGCTGCACCTGTTCGGTTTAAACCACCTTAAACTGGCACAGAAATTCGGTGGTCTGGATATCCGACTGACCAATGTGGGTGGTAAAGTCGTAGATAAACTGATTGCGTAA
- a CDS encoding BBP7 family outer membrane beta-barrel protein gives MVNPAYRLMIGMIVLLSGVGFRTAQAQYSSAMGQPGAQGNPYVTASYGGGHKGGMVYEPAPEYYASPDQYASEYYAPDYYGTSNSGTVMRVLPEDRGWAYDHPWDGFFKNLAENSWLRVEYMLVKSPPGNQLIGAPIPSGNDPRLPYTTADFDGFGTLSTKAADLSSIGTQGTNGLRGTFGIDFESGTVEAIFFGTQSDVSSVSYGQADLLGPEFGQTDLITINTLLDGQIGIAGRNFNEKFAVNYRSQAWGAESNYVVNTDRLFFKTIYGAGGFQMRPLVGFRYLKIAEDMKITGDFEELNTTPPFPLFTSTIESSTNNKLYVPQAGIRMEFVHPWFTISAEPKVGFGVNHYKGSVLTDQFFGPTDPTHLTQISQTRFSPTFEFGVNARFHLNQWFTFNVGYNFLWANQIARPGTIVYYNTSTVSNVSLQAQDSLDSYKLHGLVLGGEIRWP, from the coding sequence ATGGTTAATCCGGCCTATCGTTTAATGATTGGGATGATTGTTCTCCTGTCGGGAGTGGGCTTCCGTACTGCGCAGGCTCAATATTCTTCTGCCATGGGGCAACCCGGCGCACAGGGAAATCCGTACGTGACTGCGTCCTACGGTGGTGGTCACAAAGGTGGCATGGTTTATGAACCGGCGCCAGAATATTATGCATCTCCAGATCAGTATGCTTCAGAGTATTACGCACCCGATTATTACGGCACGAGTAACTCGGGGACAGTGATGCGGGTGCTTCCGGAAGACCGGGGCTGGGCCTACGATCATCCCTGGGATGGCTTCTTTAAGAATCTGGCTGAAAACAGCTGGTTGCGCGTCGAATATATGCTGGTGAAATCCCCTCCGGGAAATCAGCTGATTGGTGCACCAATCCCATCGGGTAATGACCCGCGTCTACCCTATACAACCGCCGACTTCGATGGCTTTGGTACTTTGTCAACCAAGGCAGCGGATCTGAGTTCCATTGGTACCCAGGGAACCAACGGCCTGCGTGGAACCTTTGGTATCGACTTCGAAAGCGGTACTGTCGAAGCGATCTTCTTCGGAACTCAATCCGACGTCAGTTCTGTCTCCTACGGTCAGGCTGATCTGTTGGGACCTGAGTTCGGTCAGACAGACTTGATTACGATTAATACACTGCTCGATGGGCAGATTGGAATTGCCGGTAGAAACTTCAATGAGAAATTTGCCGTCAATTACCGCTCTCAGGCATGGGGGGCGGAAAGTAATTATGTCGTCAATACTGACAGACTGTTTTTCAAAACAATCTACGGTGCTGGTGGATTTCAGATGCGTCCTCTGGTTGGTTTCCGCTATCTGAAAATTGCCGAAGACATGAAAATTACCGGGGACTTTGAAGAACTCAATACGACTCCCCCGTTTCCTTTGTTCACATCAACAATTGAGTCGTCCACCAACAACAAACTGTATGTTCCGCAGGCTGGTATCCGCATGGAGTTTGTGCATCCCTGGTTTACGATCTCTGCTGAACCCAAAGTCGGTTTTGGTGTGAACCATTACAAAGGGAGTGTGCTGACCGATCAGTTCTTCGGGCCGACCGATCCCACACATCTCACGCAGATCTCACAGACTCGTTTCTCTCCCACCTTTGAATTTGGCGTGAATGCCCGCTTCCATTTGAACCAGTGGTTCACATTCAACGTGGGGTATAACTTCCTGTGGGCCAATCAGATTGCCCGTCCCGGCACGATTGTCTATTACAACACCAGCACAGTCAGCAACGTCTCCCTGCAGGCCCAAGACAGCCTGGACAGCTACAAGCTGCATGGTCTGGTGCTGGGCGGTGAAATCCGTTGGCCGTAA
- a CDS encoding TMEM43 family protein has translation MSEQTEQSTDPTFGARFKTALKNLGIGIVFLIAGLFLLWHNESRILEREQSITQAEAVLSEAAADAESGADTKSAPQDTQVTTPFRWALRLGGWVILFLGLATLFKPLVVLVEKIPLIANFVGRGITVFALLSSLSLTLILISAVWMVARPVFGALMLLAGIVPLFTLYRSGRKARLKQAWKNA, from the coding sequence ATGAGTGAGCAGACTGAACAATCTACAGATCCGACATTTGGCGCTCGTTTTAAAACGGCATTGAAAAATCTGGGGATCGGAATTGTGTTCCTGATTGCGGGGCTGTTTCTGCTCTGGCATAACGAAAGCAGAATTCTGGAACGGGAACAGAGTATCACGCAGGCGGAAGCCGTTCTCTCTGAAGCCGCCGCCGATGCAGAATCAGGGGCAGACACAAAGTCTGCTCCCCAGGATACTCAGGTCACCACTCCCTTTCGCTGGGCCTTACGCCTCGGGGGCTGGGTAATCCTGTTTCTGGGGCTGGCGACACTCTTTAAACCACTGGTCGTACTCGTTGAAAAGATCCCCTTGATCGCCAATTTCGTCGGACGCGGGATTACGGTCTTCGCTTTGCTCAGCTCATTAAGCCTGACTCTGATCCTGATTTCAGCCGTCTGGATGGTCGCGCGCCCCGTCTTTGGGGCACTCATGCTGCTGGCCGGAATCGTCCCCCTCTTCACCTTATATCGCTCCGGGAGAAAAGCGAGACTCAAGCAGGCCTGGAAAAACGCCTGA
- a CDS encoding nucleoside hydrolase, producing the protein MKALSILFLLIAACGLTQNHASAAEPVKLIFDTDIGNDIDDALALAVIHALQSRGECELLAVTSSKDNLYSTLYCDVVNTFYGRPEIPLGRVEQGKTPKDGSYVRKVVEYAPEGKPVFPRQYDSADQLPEAVSLLRKTLAAQPDHSVALVVVGFSTNIARLLKSPADDISPLTGKELVSQKVKLLSQMIGRFEPGKPASFHEYNVREDVPAARTLFELWPENVPVVASGWEIGRAIQNRSTSILNDYNYVKYHPIKLGYEYWHKMPYDRPTYDLTSVLYAVRPDRGYFGKSASGQLKINEAGKLEHHLEKAGKHYFLTVTPEQVVRTQEVLESLSSQPPTH; encoded by the coding sequence ATGAAAGCGCTATCGATACTATTTCTCTTGATCGCCGCCTGCGGTCTCACTCAGAATCACGCCTCCGCGGCTGAACCGGTCAAACTGATCTTCGACACCGATATCGGAAACGACATTGACGACGCCCTCGCACTGGCCGTCATTCATGCCCTGCAGAGCCGGGGGGAGTGCGAACTGCTGGCCGTCACGAGCAGTAAGGATAATCTGTATTCGACGCTTTACTGCGATGTCGTGAATACGTTTTACGGACGACCTGAAATTCCACTGGGACGCGTGGAGCAGGGGAAGACTCCCAAAGACGGATCCTATGTAAGGAAGGTTGTCGAATACGCCCCCGAGGGAAAGCCTGTGTTTCCGCGGCAGTATGACTCCGCGGATCAACTGCCGGAAGCCGTGAGCCTGCTCCGCAAGACCCTGGCTGCTCAACCCGATCATTCGGTGGCCCTGGTCGTGGTCGGTTTTTCCACGAACATCGCCCGCCTGCTCAAGTCACCTGCAGATGACATCAGTCCGCTGACTGGAAAAGAACTGGTCAGCCAGAAAGTCAAACTGCTTTCACAGATGATTGGACGCTTCGAACCCGGCAAGCCAGCCTCCTTCCACGAATATAATGTCAGGGAAGACGTCCCCGCGGCTCGTACCCTGTTTGAACTGTGGCCGGAAAATGTTCCCGTGGTAGCCAGCGGCTGGGAAATTGGCAGAGCGATTCAGAATCGGTCAACCAGCATTCTCAATGACTATAACTATGTGAAATATCATCCGATCAAGCTGGGTTATGAATACTGGCACAAAATGCCTTACGACCGGCCTACCTATGACCTGACCAGTGTGCTGTATGCAGTCCGTCCCGATCGCGGCTACTTTGGCAAGTCGGCTTCGGGACAGCTGAAGATCAATGAAGCTGGCAAACTGGAACACCATTTAGAAAAAGCAGGCAAACATTATTTCCTGACCGTCACGCCGGAGCAGGTAGTGCGTACTCAGGAAGTGCTGGAAAGTCTGTCCAGTCAACCCCCAACACACTGA